A genomic region of Fodinisporobacter ferrooxydans contains the following coding sequences:
- a CDS encoding thiamine pyrophosphate-dependent enzyme codes for MAILESNLTSDGSVENQTGVYEQTTDFRSGNEMAARAAAQINYHLMGFYPITPSTEIAEYLDEMKVEGEHDIVMVPADGEHGAAGVCYGAAVAGGRVFNATSANGFLYMLEQLPVQSGTRFPMVLNLVTRSVSGPLDIRGDHSDLYYGLNVGWPILLAKEPQAVYDMNIIALRLAEHKDIRLPVIVASDGFFTSHQKRRVQYFSSREAVQRFVGEMPNGYLHALDVNHPITIGPYMNDPDYINNKFQQSNAMFEAERVFAELTEEYAKISGRKYEVLDLYQMEDAEIAVFLLNSASDTAKDVVDELRAQGIKAGVIAPNMIRPFPVKAIQHALKDVKVVLVGERAESFGGHGGNMTFEVKAALQEIHAETKVLTRIYGLGGKDFFAKDAEAFFQSCIDAMNGQDLPAFDYHGHMPGNTEAMPQQLLQPLTKEQTTGFVSVEKDEQTGQLKVKVPPLRALTAKARRLAPGHGACPGCGIFPGVETFLRGIEGDVVVLYQTGCAMVTTTGYPYSSHKVTYIHNLFQNGAATLSGTVEMFHERKRRGEIEIGDDITFVMVTGDGGMDIGMGPAIGAALRNHKMIILEYDNEGYMNTGAQLSYSTPLGHMTATSNVGGQSSGKSFHHKDTPQLMAATNIPYVFTGTEAFAQDLIKKAAKAQWYAKHEGLAYGKILIACPLNWKAADDAGNTIVGAAVNSCFFPLYEVENGITTITYNPEEKNKRVPASEWLKLMGKTKHLLKPEYETQLKRFEEEVERRWVRLKAKHENPYL; via the coding sequence ATGGCAATTCTTGAAAGCAATCTTACATCAGACGGGTCAGTAGAGAATCAAACGGGTGTATACGAGCAGACGACAGATTTTCGCTCTGGCAACGAAATGGCGGCAAGAGCAGCAGCTCAAATTAATTATCATTTGATGGGTTTTTATCCGATTACACCTTCAACGGAAATTGCGGAGTATCTCGATGAGATGAAAGTGGAAGGCGAACATGATATCGTCATGGTGCCTGCGGATGGGGAACACGGTGCCGCAGGTGTGTGTTATGGCGCGGCTGTCGCAGGAGGACGAGTATTTAACGCGACTTCAGCTAACGGATTCTTGTATATGTTGGAACAATTGCCAGTGCAATCGGGAACGCGTTTTCCCATGGTGCTCAACCTCGTTACCCGTTCCGTATCTGGTCCGCTGGATATTCGCGGCGATCATTCGGACTTGTATTACGGCTTAAATGTCGGTTGGCCAATCTTACTGGCAAAAGAACCGCAAGCTGTTTATGATATGAACATCATTGCATTGCGTCTTGCCGAGCATAAAGATATCCGTTTGCCTGTCATCGTGGCGTCTGACGGCTTCTTTACATCACACCAAAAGCGCAGGGTTCAGTATTTTTCCAGTCGGGAAGCGGTGCAAAGATTTGTCGGTGAAATGCCGAACGGATACCTGCATGCGTTGGATGTCAATCATCCGATTACAATCGGGCCATATATGAACGACCCGGACTATATCAATAATAAATTTCAGCAATCCAATGCGATGTTTGAAGCGGAGCGGGTATTTGCCGAACTGACGGAAGAGTATGCGAAAATCTCCGGGCGCAAATACGAAGTACTGGATTTATACCAAATGGAAGATGCGGAAATCGCTGTTTTCCTATTAAATTCCGCATCGGATACAGCAAAAGATGTTGTGGACGAATTGCGGGCACAGGGCATTAAAGCGGGCGTAATTGCCCCGAATATGATCCGGCCATTTCCTGTCAAGGCGATCCAACATGCGCTGAAAGATGTGAAAGTGGTGCTTGTCGGTGAACGTGCAGAATCCTTTGGCGGTCATGGCGGCAATATGACTTTCGAAGTCAAAGCAGCGCTGCAAGAGATTCATGCGGAGACCAAGGTACTTACCCGAATTTATGGATTGGGCGGGAAAGACTTCTTTGCGAAAGATGCAGAAGCTTTTTTCCAATCCTGCATCGATGCGATGAATGGCCAGGATCTCCCGGCATTTGACTATCATGGCCATATGCCCGGCAATACGGAAGCGATGCCGCAGCAATTGTTGCAACCATTGACAAAAGAACAGACAACAGGTTTCGTATCGGTTGAAAAAGATGAACAAACAGGCCAGCTAAAGGTAAAAGTGCCGCCCCTGCGAGCATTGACCGCAAAAGCGCGGCGGTTGGCACCCGGACATGGCGCATGCCCAGGCTGCGGGATTTTCCCTGGCGTTGAGACATTTTTGCGGGGAATTGAAGGGGACGTTGTCGTTTTGTATCAGACGGGTTGTGCAATGGTTACGACGACCGGTTATCCATATTCATCGCATAAAGTCACGTATATCCACAATCTTTTCCAAAATGGCGCCGCCACATTATCGGGAACCGTGGAAATGTTCCACGAGCGGAAACGCCGCGGAGAAATTGAAATCGGCGATGATATTACGTTTGTCATGGTGACCGGGGACGGCGGCATGGATATCGGCATGGGGCCTGCCATTGGCGCCGCATTGCGAAATCACAAGATGATTATTCTGGAATATGACAATGAGGGGTATATGAACACAGGCGCCCAATTGTCGTATTCCACACCTTTAGGCCATATGACTGCGACATCCAATGTGGGAGGCCAATCGAGCGGAAAGTCGTTCCATCATAAAGACACGCCGCAACTGATGGCAGCGACGAATATTCCGTACGTTTTCACAGGAACGGAAGCGTTCGCCCAGGATTTGATCAAAAAAGCGGCAAAGGCGCAATGGTATGCCAAACATGAGGGGCTTGCCTATGGAAAGATTCTGATCGCTTGCCCGTTGAACTGGAAAGCGGCGGACGATGCCGGGAATACGATTGTCGGCGCTGCTGTGAACAGTTGTTTTTTCCCGCTATACGAGGTGGAAAACGGGATCACGACAATTACGTACAATCCGGAAGAAAAGAATAAGCGTGTGCCCGCAAGCGAATGGTTAAAACTCATGGGCAAAACCAAACATCTGTTAAAACCGGAGTATGAAACGCAACTGAAACGCTTTGAGGAAGAAGTGGAGCGCCGTTGGGTACGACTCAAAGCGAAACATGAGAATCCGTATTTGTAA
- the hemQ gene encoding hydrogen peroxide-dependent heme synthase, with product MSEAVHTLEGWFVLHDFRTIDWTAWKALSETDRQAAIEELKHFIQACKQVEDNKEGAFAIYTIVGQKADVLFVQMRPTLQEVGEVETAFNKLRFAECTIPAYSYVSVVELSNYLNKEGKDPYQDPYVRGRLYPTLPKTEHICFYPMDKKREGADNWYMLSMEQRREMMRSHGLIGRKYAGQVTQIISGSVGLDDWEWGVTLFADDPIVFKKLVYEMRFDEASARFGDFGSFFVGNRLPDDQLEDFLSI from the coding sequence ATGAGTGAAGCTGTACATACACTGGAAGGTTGGTTTGTATTACACGACTTTCGCACAATCGATTGGACCGCTTGGAAAGCTCTTTCCGAGACGGACCGGCAAGCAGCGATTGAAGAATTGAAACATTTTATCCAAGCATGCAAACAGGTCGAGGACAACAAGGAAGGCGCATTTGCCATCTATACAATCGTCGGTCAAAAAGCAGATGTACTCTTTGTCCAAATGCGCCCGACTTTGCAAGAAGTCGGTGAAGTGGAAACAGCATTTAACAAGCTGCGGTTCGCAGAATGTACAATTCCCGCATACTCCTATGTTTCTGTCGTGGAATTGAGCAATTATCTCAATAAAGAAGGCAAAGATCCCTATCAAGATCCTTACGTAAGAGGCCGGCTCTATCCGACGCTGCCAAAAACAGAACATATTTGCTTCTATCCGATGGATAAAAAACGGGAAGGCGCGGATAACTGGTACATGCTTTCCATGGAGCAGCGCCGGGAAATGATGCGCAGTCATGGTTTGATCGGCCGTAAATATGCCGGACAAGTGACACAAATTATTTCCGGCTCTGTGGGACTTGATGATTGGGAATGGGGAGTTACATTATTCGCGGATGATCCAATCGTATTCAAAAAACTGGTGTATGAAATGCGGTTTGATGAAGCGAGTGCGAGATTCGGGGACTTTGGTTCCTTCTTTGTCGGCAATCGCTTGCCAGACGATCAATTGGAAGATTTTCTTTCCATTTGA